From the Ictalurus furcatus strain D&B chromosome 19, Billie_1.0, whole genome shotgun sequence genome, one window contains:
- the LOC128623052 gene encoding uncharacterized protein LOC128623052 isoform X2, whose protein sequence is MSAVSPVLSADEDLLELHMVRLELEDVEKQIRGLLDKQAQLLERQTALETSCASAHISKVSTQRGISTPSPSTPCVSLCKDRAPRTFPAVVSVTPAPTHLGPWVNQRRKARAGPSPPPVFEIPTRNRFAPLRQTRPNAVIVRDSIVRNVRVASSKGKVRTHCFSGACVLDVAAQVSGILKKDERIGAVVLHAGTNDTRLRQTEVLKRDFSSLIETVVSS, encoded by the exons atgtctgctgtctctccggttttgagtgcagatgaggacttgctcgagcttcacatggtgcggctggaactggaggatgtggagaagcagatccgcggcctactcgacaagcaggcccagctgctggagcgacaaactgcgctggaaacatcttgtgcctctgcccacatatccaaggtaagcacacagcgtggtatttccactcccagcccctctacgccgtgtgtttctttgtgcaaggaccgtgcacctaggactttcccagccgtggtctccgtcacgccggcgccaacacacctcgggccttgggtgaaccagcggcggaaggcgcgggctggaccctctccacctccggtgttcgagattccaaccaggaaccgcttcgcccctctccgccagaccagacccaacgctgtgatcgtcagggactccattgtgcggaacgtccgtgtagcctcatctaaaggtaaggtgcgcacacactgtttttctggtgcttgtgtccttgatgtcgctgcacaggtatccgggatcctgaagaaggacgagcgcattggagcggttgtgctgcacgcggggacgaacgacaccaggctgcggcagacggaggttctgaagagggacttctccagcctgatcgagacg gttgtttcgtcctga
- the LOC128623041 gene encoding kelch-like protein 10 yields the protein MSKMEEEKGMERKVDGMSCNIINELRLEKQLCDAVIVVDGAEFHVHKNILCGCSPYFMALFTNGGYPPDKLRYSIPNISAEIMELVVEYAYIRRVNITEKNVCKLLIAADCLLVSSLVNECCAFLKAQLCPENCVNIWHLAHSYFCEKLKQQAFRFILHNFEEMVRLSEEFLDLTVEQLSKIIEKDELNVKQESVVFEAVLQWIKHAPWKRKAHIGVLLPKVRLGLLTHDYLMNNVSNNVLVMDDMTCKPIVTRILMGIDDLNPSLPLSSDLQRLRLPSAILLAIGGYGHKNLNTIEAYDTRAARWVNITCNNERPRAYHGTVYLNGFVYCIGGFDSGDFLNSVRRFDPITRTWAQVNPMHSCRCEVSVCVLDSRIYAMGGFDGIRQVKTVERYEPENDRWCMIAPMHERRGDSSATVLNGKVYICGGFDGNGCLFTGEYYSPQTGAWTLITPMTIRRRGLGVVAYGGWVYAVGGNDGVNHLSNVEVYNPQTNVWTQGPAMNNKRSNFGIEVLDDLLFVAGGENGTTTMNEVECYDKQTSEWHAIENMGISRRGLSCCVLSGLPNMAEYAAPRDDPYRVPQSSQSTRG from the coding sequence ATGAGTAAAATGGAAGAAGAGAAGGGAATGGAGAGGAAAGTAGACGGGATGTCCTGCAACATCATCAATGAGCTGCGGTTAGAGAAGCAGCTCTGTGACGCAGTCATCGTGGTGGACGGCGCCGAATTCCACGTGCACAAGAACATCCTGTGCGGCTGCAGCCCATACTTCATGGCTCTCTTCACCAACGGCGGGTACCCTCCTGATAAGCTCAGGTACAGCATCCCTAACATTTCCGCCGAGATAATGGAGCTGGTCGTGGAGTACGCGTATATAAGACGTGTTAACATCACGGAGAAAAACGTGTGTAAGCTGCTGATCGCTGCTGATTGTCTGTTGGTGAGCAGCCTGGTGAACGAGTGCTGCGCGTTCCTGAAGGCTCAGCTGTGTCCCGAGAACTGCGTTAACATCTGGCATTTAGCTCACTCCTACTTCTGCGAGAAGTTGAAGCAGCAGGCCTTCCGGTTTATCTTGCACAACTTTGAGGAGATGGTGCGCCTCTCTGAGGAGTTCTTGGATCTGACGGTCGAGCAGCTGAGCAAGATAATCGAGAAGGACGAACTGAACGTGAAACAGGAGAGCGTGGTGTTTGAAGCCGTCTTACAGTGGATCAAACATGCGCCATGGAAACGGAAAGCGCACATAGGAGTGTTACTGCCCAAGGTGCGTCTGGGGCTATTGACACACGATTACCTCATGAACAATGTGAGCAACAACGTTTTAGTGATGGACGACATGACATGTAAGCCGATCGTCACCAGAATTCTGATGGGCATCGATGACCTCAACCCGAGCCTTCCCCTCAGCTCTGATCTCCAGAGACTCCGCCTGCCCAGCGCCATTCTGCTGGCCATCGGTGGCTATGGCCACAAGAATCTCAATACCATAGAAGCGTACGATACTCGAGCAGCGCGCTGGGTCAACATCACATGCAACAACGAGCGTCCACGAGCCTATCACGGGACGGTGTATCTGAACGGCTTCGTGTACTGCATCGGAGGATTTGACAGTGGGGATTTCCTCAACAGTGTGAGAAGGTTTGACCCCATCACCAGAACCTGGGCTCAGGTGAACCCCATGCACTCTTGCCGGTGTGaggtgagcgtgtgtgtgctgGACAGTCGTATCTATGCGATGGGAGGATTTGATGGTATCAGACAGGTGAAGACGGTGGAGCGATATGAACCTGAGAATGATCGGTGGTGCATGATCGCGCCGATGCATGAACGAAGGGGTGACTCTAGCGCTACAGTACTGAATGGCAAAGTGTACATATGCGGAGGGTTTGACGGGAACGGGTGTTTGTTCACGGGGGAGTATTACAGTCCTCAGACGGGAGCGTGGACCCTCATCACCCCCATGACGATCAGAAGGCGTGGACTGGGCGTGGTTGCATACGGAGGATGGGTTTACGCTGTCGGGGGAAATGATGGTGTTAATCACCTAAGCAATGTAGAGGTGTATAATCCTCAGACCAACGTGTGGACACAAGGTCCAGCTATGAACAACAAGCGCAGCAACTTCGGCATTGAGGTGCTGGACGATCTCCTGTTCGTTGCTGGTGGAGAGAACGGCACTACCACCATGAATGAAGTGGAGTGTTATGATAAGCAGACTTCTGAATGGCATGCAATCGAAAACATGGGGATTTCTCGCCGTGGTCTGAGCTGCTGTGTGCTGTCTGGTTTACCCAACATGGCAGAGTACGCTGCTCCCCGAGACGATCCCTACAGAGTCCCTCAGAGCTCACAGAGCACCAGAGGCTAA
- the LOC128623052 gene encoding uncharacterized protein LOC128623052 isoform X1 encodes MSAVSPVLSADEDLLELHMVRLELEDVEKQIRGLLDKQAQLLERQTALETSCASAHISKVSTQRGISTPSPSTPCVSLCKDRAPRTFPAVVSVTPAPTHLGPWVNQRRKARAGPSPPPVFEIPTRNRFAPLRQTRPNAVIVRDSIVRNVRVASSKGKVRTHCFSGACVLDVAAQVSGILKKDERIGAVVLHAGTNDTRLRQTEVLKRDFSSLIETVRDRSPTAKIIVSGPLPTYRRGAEKLFRPDGLHPSSLGAELLSDNISKALHSK; translated from the exons atgtctgctgtctctccggttttgagtgcagatgaggacttgctcgagcttcacatggtgcggctggaactggaggatgtggagaagcagatccgcggcctactcgacaagcaggcccagctgctggagcgacaaactgcgctggaaacatcttgtgcctctgcccacatatccaaggtaagcacacagcgtggtatttccactcccagcccctctacgccgtgtgtttctttgtgcaaggaccgtgcacctaggactttcccagccgtggtctccgtcacgccggcgccaacacacctcgggccttgggtgaaccagcggcggaaggcgcgggctggaccctctccacctccggtgttcgagattccaaccaggaaccgcttcgcccctctccgccagaccagacccaacgctgtgatcgtcagggactccattgtgcggaacgtccgtgtagcctcatctaaaggtaaggtgcgcacacactgtttttctggtgcttgtgtccttgatgtcgctgcacaggtatccgggatcctgaagaaggacgagcgcattggagcggttgtgctgcacgcggggacgaacgacaccaggctgcggcagacggaggttctgaagagggacttctccagcctgatcgagacggtacgagacagatcacccaccgcgaagatcatcgtctctggacctcttcccacatacagacgtggagcagaaaa gttgtttcgtcctgatggcctgcaccccagcagccttggagcggaactgctaTCAGACAACATttccaaggcgctacactccaagtga